From the Candidatus Rokuibacteriota bacterium genome, the window CCTCCCACCTGTCTAGATCAGTCGGAGGGGGCCTCGACGGCCCCCTCCGAGCCTTCCCCCAGGAATCGGTTGCGCGGGCGAAGCCCGCGCTCGAAAGGCGCTCAGACGGCCCTTGCGATTACTCCGACGGCCTCCTAGATTCTCGAAGGGGGGACCCAACTCCCCGATTGACACGCGCGCGAGCCCGCAGATAATAATGGCCTCGACGCCGCGGCCTGCCCGATCGCAAGCCGCTCGCTCGCACGTCCCCTCACCACTCAACCCTGGAGGACGCACCATGGCAGCATTAGCGTTTTCGCTCGACGGAAAGGTCGCCATCGTCACCGGCGGCGGGACCGGCATCGGCAAGGCGATCGCCATCGAGTTCGCGCGCGCCGGCGCGGACGTGGTCATCGCGAGCCGCAAGCCGGAGCACCTGGACCCCGTCGCGGAGGAGATCCGCGCCGTCGGCCGCCGCTCCTTCGCGCTGGCCCTGGACGTGAGGAACGAGGACCAGGTCCGGGAGCTGGTGGCGCGGACCGTGCGCGAGCTGGGGAAGCTGGACATCATGGTGAACAACGCCGGCGCCTCCTTCGTGGTCCGGTTCGAGGATGTCTCCCTGAACGGCTGGAACGCGGTGGTCGGCATCAACCTGAACGGCGTCTTCCTCGGCTGCAAGTGGGCGGGGAAGCAGATGATGCAGCAGGGCGGCGGGGTCATCATCAACGTGGCCTCGATCGCCGGGCTCTACGGCTCCACGACGATGCCGCACTACGGGGCCGCCAAGGCCGGCGTCATCAACCTGACCCGGACCCTCGGGAGCGCCTGGGCCCGGCACGGGGTCCGCGTCAACTGCATCGCCCCCGGCCCGGTCGAGACCCAGGGCTACCTGGAGAACCTCTACAAGACGAACCCGAACGCGGACGCGATCTACCGGGCCGTCGCCGCGCGCGTGGCCATGGGCCGCTGGGGGAAGGTGGAGGAGATCGCCTACCCCTGCATCTTCCTGGCCTCGGACGCCTCGTCGTTCATGACCGGCACCACGATCGTGGTGGACGGCGGCCCGCTCTCGAGGGAAGAGGCCGCCTGACCTTCCTCGGAGGGGGGCTCCGCCCCCCTTCCGAACCTCCCCCCGGATTGCGCCGGCTCAGCCGGCGCTCGAAGGGGGAACGGTGAATCACGAGCGAACGCAGCCCACTGACCGGCGGATCGGAGGAGGGGCGCCATGCCGACAGCCAGCGTGAACGGGATCGCGCTGTACTACGAGGAGACCGGCCGCGGGAGGCCGCTCGTCTGGTCTCACGGTTTTTCCTGCGGCCTCCGCATGTGGGCCCCCCAGGTGGCGGCGCTCGCGGCCCACTACCGGGTGATCGCCTACGACGCCAGGGGGCACGGAGCCTCGGAGGCCCCGGCGGCTGCCGAGGCATACTCTCAGCCGCTCTCCGTGGAGGACCTCCGAGGGTTGCTGCGCCACTGCGGGATCGCGCGGGCCGTGGTCGGCGGGCTCTCCATGGGCGGCAACATCGCTCTGAACTTCGCCCTCGCCCATCCCGAGATGGTGGACGGCCTGATCATCTGCGACACCGGCGCAGGCTCCGATGGCACCGCCGAGTGGGTGGCCCAGTGCGAGGCGTGGGCCCAGCTCCTCGAGCGCGAGGGGATCGAGGCGTTCGCCGACGCGATCATGGCCCACCCGCTCCTGGCCCGCTATGTGGCCCAGGGGCCCACGGCCGCCCGCCACATGCGCTCGCTCGTGACCACCCACCGCGCGCGGGGGCTCGCGCACACCCTCCGCGGGGTCCTGGCGCGCCGCCCGACCATGTATTCGCTCGAGCCGAAGCTCCGCCAGCTTCCCGTCCCCGCGCTCCTGATCGTCGGAGAGTTCGACGAGCCGTGCGTCAAGGTCCACCGGTTCATGGCCGACGCCATTCCCGGGGCCGCGCCCGTCCTGATCAAGGGCGTCGGCCACATGACCAACCTCGAAGACCCGGCCACCTTCAACGGTCTGGTGGCGCAGTTCCTGAGGCGAATCCACTGCGCGTGAGGGACCACCGGACGTGAACGCTTGGCGCGTCTGGGAGGATTCGAACCCCCGGCCCTCGGATTAGGAGTTCTGAGCGCAAGGTCCAGAAAAGTCAGCGGCGGCGAAGTTGGTTGCAGATAAAGCGACCAAGAAGGCGCCGCGGAAGTGCGGCGAAGTACGGCTCGGTTTCAGCTGGTCAGTGACATTCCCGGTGACAGCCCTGGCTCACCGAGTCATCGACCCCTCGCGCTCGACGGCCTCCACGTCTTCGCCGGCTTCGCGCTTCGCGCGGCGCTCACCGAACCAGTTTGCCTGGCTTCGTACAGCGCGATCCTCACCGCAACGAGTGTGGACGCCACACGGGTGGCCTGCCAGTTCCACAGAGCGGAAATGGTTGACGCCTGCGCTCAGATCGGCCGGGCCTTGCTGCCTCATCATAGAAAGGTCAGCGACGGAGCCTAGGACAACCCCGATTCTGTAAATGATCCGTCTGCCCGTTGGCCGAACCGGCTGTAAGGCAATGTGAAACTCGGCTTCGGCGAGCACAACGTCGCGAGTCAGGCTCGTATAGATTGCCGGCGTCTCGGGAGGATTCCACCGCGCTCCTCGTTGATTCTCCCGCTCAGGTGGGTAATCACCAAACATATGACGGAACACTTCCCCTCGCCATGGATTCGCGCGAAGCTGATCCAGCCTGTCGAGAAGCTCCCGATCATAGATCACCGAGCTACTATCCTCTAGACGTAAGCACCATCCTTGAGCTGGGCGATCACCGTGAGGACGTCCTCGATCTTGCCCTGCTGAATCCTATCCGCCGGGCGTTCGCCACCGAGTTGTTTATGTGGCGAGAATAGCCACAAGCGGGCTTCCTCAGGCGAGTACAAATCGCCGAGCTCGCTGACTAGCCACTCCAGCCGGAGCAGATAGTCACGCCGGTCTGGTTGGGGCTGGGTTCTGCCCGCTCGCCACCGAGACACTGTCTCCGGTGTCGTATTGAGGAGTTGCGCGATCTCCCGCGCTGTAATTCCGCCTTTCTTCTGAACCTTATCGAGACGCGTGGCAAGAGCACCAGCCATGGATCTCACCTCCTATTCGGGAGCATATCTACACCTACGCGCGACGGCGCTGTCTCAGAACCCGCCGCCGCGGCACCGCCGAGTACGTGCTGCCGGGTTCGGTCCGAGCCATCTCGCCGAGCGTGTAACGCCAACCATCCAACCTCCGGCGTTCGGTCTCGAGCCTACCTCGTGTCGCGCCCTCCAAAGGTGCTTGCAGGGCTCGGCCGAGCCTATCCGTCGCGGGACGAAGGATCCGGTCCAGATACGCACCAGCGCGAAGATCTGGCGGCACACGGCCGATGCTCCCTACCTCCTCCATCCTCGTGAAGACGAAGTGTCGTCGAGGATTGGCGAGCATGTCCGGTGCACCACGACGGCAGCACGCTGTGTTGGCGCACGCAAAATTAGCTCGCAACGTACGGTTCTGGAGAAATGCCTGTGCGCGCTCGCGCGTGAGGAAGATCCCCAGCGTTGCGATGTAGACGCGTTGGTGGGGAGCGAACCCGCCTTCGCTAGAAGAGCTTCAAGGTTGCGCTGACGGACCTCAGTGCGGATTTCCTCGTGGGCGTTGACGTACTCGGGGTCAAAAACGACCCCACTCACTGCGGCTTTCCCTTCGGAAAGTAACTGGGAGAGGACGCGATGGTCGTTGCGGCCTGGCCTCAGGTATAGACCGAGGGGCTCCTGGACTGGTCGCACTAGCCGCGGCATGACGTCCAATGACGTATCCATGGACATTTCCATTAACGTTAGACTTGACTTTACAGTTGACAAACTGGAAGGTCAAGAGAAATGTTGAGGGCGAGTCATCGATATTATATTAGTAGAATCACATACTTACGTATTCGGATCTCCTCCTCGGCCCGGCGGTCGATCTCCGCCCACCTCGCTCTGTGCCCTCAGATCCCGACGGCTTCGGTGACAGTCGGTCGCGTTTTCGGTGACAATCGTGGCGGGGAGCGCCCCGCAAGCCGTTGATTTTCTGGTGCGCCTGGGAGGATTGGAACTCCCGGCCCTCGGATTAAGAGTTCGGCCGCCGATTCGTGAACAACTCCCGCGTTTCTAAATACCTCAGTGCCATTAGCCAACCCCCCGGCAGTGCGCCAAAGTGCCGCCAAGGGCGGGCTGTTGAACGTATTGAGTGACAATTTCAGTGACAGTATCCCGATGCCACGTGCGGTCCTTAATCTCCCCGTCCGAACGTCTCCGCATCTAATCGATCGCCCTAAGTAGTCTCTCCCGAAACGGGGGGCATCAGACCGCCTTCATCTCGGTCTCCGCCTTTTCCAGCCAGTAGTGCATGTTCATCTCGCGGTACATCGTCGCCGCGGTGGTCAGATGCTCGTGAGCCTGCTCCGGCTTGCCGGTACGGCGGTGGAGCCTGCCGAGACCGAGGTGGCAGTGGGCGCAATCGGGCCGCAGGCCGAGTTCCGTCGCCAGCTCGAGGGCCTCCTTGAGACACTCGAGCGCCCGCGCGTGATCGCCGCGTTCCCGCCGCGCGAAGACCTCAGCCTGGAGGCGCAGCAACGGCGCCCGATAGCCGCGCGCGTCCCGCTTGGTCGCCGCCGCCAGCCCCTCCGAAACCTCCGCGGCCGCCGTCTCGACCTCGCCGGCTATGAGATACGCGCCCGCCGTGACGGTCCGGTATCGCGTCCACTGGAGCACGAACGACCCGAGGGGCCGCTCGAAAGCACGGGCCAGACACTCGAGGCCGCGCTCTCGATCGCCGAGGAGCAGGAGCGAGTAGCCGAGATAGAGCGAGTTCGCGGTAATCCCGTGGATCAGGTCGTGCTCGCGGCTGACCGCGAGGCCACGCTCGAGACAGGGCACTGCAGCCTCGGCGTCGCCGCGCGCCGCGTGGGCGTATCCGAGGTAGGCGCTCGCGATGCTTAGGCTTGACGGATGGCGGATTTCGCTCGCCATTCGGAGCGCGTCGGTCGCTGAGCCGAGCGCCTCGTCGAAGCGCCCGAGCGCCGCGTGCGCCTCCGATCGCCAGCCGCCAAGGCTCACATAGATGGGGAACACGAGGCCCGGGTCCTCGTTCGACCGCTCGGGGGCGCCGAACAGCGCGATCCCCGCGCCGAACTCGCTGATCGCCTCGGCGAAGCGCCCGAGGTCCCGGCACGCGACCCCGGCGACGTACCGCGCGTAGCTCCGCGTCCGGAGGTCGCCCAGGTCGGCGCGGTCGAACGCCTCACGCGCCTTCTCGATCGCCGAGGCGAGCGTGCCGGGGATCATCTCCGTGACCGCGATCGCCTGTGCCTGCCGGACCTGCACCTGCGCGAGGTGCGGGCCGTCGTCGAGCCGCCGCGCGAGGGCCTCGGCCTTCTCGCCTAGTTCGCGCAGGTCCTGGAGCTGCCCCGTGGAGATCCGCGTCGCCCACAACTCGAGACAGGCATCGAGCTTGAGCGTCAGGTCCGCACCGTCACCCAGGCGGTCGAGTGCGTCCACCGTCGCCTCGAAGAACCTCGCGCCGGCGGTGTACCGCGCCTGGGCACGGGCCTTCTCGCCGGCCTGGTACAGGTACCCCGCGGCGCGGTCCCAGGCCTCTCCGCGCACGGCGTGGTGCGCGAGCAGCTCGGTCTGCTCCGCCATGCGGTCGACGAAGCGCCGCTCGAGCGCGCCGAGGACCCGCCCGTGCAGGATACGGCGGCGATCGCGGACGAGGCTCTGGTACGCGACCTCGAGCGTAAGCGCGTGCTTGAAGGTGTACTCCAGTTCCGGGAACAGGCTTGCCTCGTAGAGGAACTCCGCCGCCTGGAGGTGGGTCAGCCCCCGTCGAAAGTCGTCTTCGGGCTGCTCAGCGATCGCCTCTAGCAGCGCGAAGGGAACGTCTTTCCCGATGACGGCGGCCGACTGCAGGAGGTGCTTGACGGGCTGCGGCAAGCGGTCGATCCGGGCCGCGAGGACCGCTTGGACGGTGGCGGGCACTTGGATACTG encodes:
- a CDS encoding DUF2384 domain-containing protein: MAGALATRLDKVQKKGGITAREIAQLLNTTPETVSRWRAGRTQPQPDRRDYLLRLEWLVSELGDLYSPEEARLWLFSPHKQLGGERPADRIQQGKIEDVLTVIAQLKDGAYV
- a CDS encoding RES family NAD+ phosphorylase; translation: MIYDRELLDRLDQLRANPWRGEVFRHMFGDYPPERENQRGARWNPPETPAIYTSLTRDVVLAEAEFHIALQPVRPTGRRIIYRIGVVLGSVADLSMMRQQGPADLSAGVNHFRSVELAGHPCGVHTRCGEDRAVRSQANWFGERRAKREAGEDVEAVEREGSMTR
- a CDS encoding alpha/beta fold hydrolase; this encodes MPTASVNGIALYYEETGRGRPLVWSHGFSCGLRMWAPQVAALAAHYRVIAYDARGHGASEAPAAAEAYSQPLSVEDLRGLLRHCGIARAVVGGLSMGGNIALNFALAHPEMVDGLIICDTGAGSDGTAEWVAQCEAWAQLLEREGIEAFADAIMAHPLLARYVAQGPTAARHMRSLVTTHRARGLAHTLRGVLARRPTMYSLEPKLRQLPVPALLIVGEFDEPCVKVHRFMADAIPGAAPVLIKGVGHMTNLEDPATFNGLVAQFLRRIHCA
- a CDS encoding AAA family ATPase, giving the protein MNCPRCQHGAPPGAKFCAECGQPVAAGAESASRFDSPVAYTPKHLAEKILSSRDAVEGERKLVTVLFADLKGSMELLADRDPEDARKLLDAVLDRMMDAVHRYEGTVNQVMGDGIMALFGAPLAHEDHAVRACYAALGMQESVKRYADELHRSLGIPIHIRVGLNSGEVVVRSIGNDLRMDYTAVGQTTHLAARIEQMAMPGTILITPETLNLAEGYVVVKPLGARPVKGLETPLEVYEVTAAGAVHSRLHAAAVRGLTRFVGRDAELNQLRQAVERARTGHGQVVGLVGEAGVGKSRLYWEFTHSHRTDGCLILESRSVSYGKATPYLPVIESLKAYFKVEDHDDPRSIREKVTGKLLTLDEALKPLLPALLTLLSLPVEDPPWDALSPAERGRRTLEAVKRLVLRESQVQPVVMVFVDLHWIDSETQALLDSLIEGLPTARVLLLVNYRPEYQHGWGGKSYYTQLRIDPLPSERAEELLNDLVGDDPGLEPLKRLLIERTEGNPFFLEESVRTLVETRVMVGERRAYRLEKRVDSIQVPATVQAVLAARIDRLPQPVKHLLQSAAVIGKDVPFALLEAIAEQPEDDFRRGLTHLQAAEFLYEASLFPELEYTFKHALTLEVAYQSLVRDRRRILHGRVLGALERRFVDRMAEQTELLAHHAVRGEAWDRAAGYLYQAGEKARAQARYTAGARFFEATVDALDRLGDGADLTLKLDACLELWATRISTGQLQDLRELGEKAEALARRLDDGPHLAQVQVRQAQAIAVTEMIPGTLASAIEKAREAFDRADLGDLRTRSYARYVAGVACRDLGRFAEAISEFGAGIALFGAPERSNEDPGLVFPIYVSLGGWRSEAHAALGRFDEALGSATDALRMASEIRHPSSLSIASAYLGYAHAARGDAEAAVPCLERGLAVSREHDLIHGITANSLYLGYSLLLLGDRERGLECLARAFERPLGSFVLQWTRYRTVTAGAYLIAGEVETAAAEVSEGLAAATKRDARGYRAPLLRLQAEVFARRERGDHARALECLKEALELATELGLRPDCAHCHLGLGRLHRRTGKPEQAHEHLTTAATMYREMNMHYWLEKAETEMKAV
- a CDS encoding glucose 1-dehydrogenase, with the translated sequence MAALAFSLDGKVAIVTGGGTGIGKAIAIEFARAGADVVIASRKPEHLDPVAEEIRAVGRRSFALALDVRNEDQVRELVARTVRELGKLDIMVNNAGASFVVRFEDVSLNGWNAVVGINLNGVFLGCKWAGKQMMQQGGGVIINVASIAGLYGSTTMPHYGAAKAGVINLTRTLGSAWARHGVRVNCIAPGPVETQGYLENLYKTNPNADAIYRAVAARVAMGRWGKVEEIAYPCIFLASDASSFMTGTTIVVDGGPLSREEAA